From the Hymenobacter yonginensis genome, one window contains:
- a CDS encoding NUDIX domain-containing protein, giving the protein MHYPDPSLDENHNPWQVLSTEVKYHNPWISVREDQVLNPGGGRGIYGVVTMKNKALGIVPVDDEGNTWLVGQYRYPLSEYSWEIPMGGGPVELDVLESAQRELREETGLTARRWTNIARLHTSNSVTDEEGFVFLAEDLTPGELEPEETEDLRLWKLPLTEAVQMVMDNRITDAVSVAGLLKAEKVLAGRKA; this is encoded by the coding sequence ATGCACTACCCCGATCCGTCGCTCGACGAAAACCACAACCCCTGGCAGGTGCTCAGCACCGAAGTGAAATACCACAACCCCTGGATTTCGGTGCGCGAAGACCAGGTGCTCAACCCCGGCGGCGGGCGCGGCATCTACGGCGTGGTCACCATGAAAAATAAGGCCCTAGGCATTGTGCCGGTGGATGACGAGGGCAATACCTGGCTGGTGGGCCAGTACCGTTACCCGCTCAGCGAGTACAGCTGGGAAATTCCGATGGGCGGCGGCCCCGTGGAGCTGGATGTGCTGGAATCGGCGCAGCGGGAGCTGCGCGAGGAAACCGGCCTCACGGCCCGCCGCTGGACCAACATTGCCCGCCTGCACACCTCCAACTCCGTCACCGACGAGGAAGGCTTCGTGTTTCTGGCCGAAGATCTCACGCCCGGCGAGCTGGAGCCCGAAGAAACCGAAGACCTACGCCTCTGGAAGCTGCCCCTCACCGAAGCCGTGCAGATGGTGATGGACAACCGCATCACCGACGCCGTAAGCGTAGCCGGCCTGCTGAAAGCGGAAAAGGTGCTGGCGGGAAGGAAGGCTTAG